The following proteins are co-located in the Nocardia bhagyanarayanae genome:
- the metE gene encoding 5-methyltetrahydropteroyltriglutamate--homocysteine S-methyltransferase yields the protein MTVSERTPFTATVLGLPRVGPRRELKRATESYWAGRIDAEQLHAIARDLRRTQLTELRAAGLDSIPVGTFSYYDQVLDTAVLLGALPERVAGIADPLDRYFAAARGTDTVEPLEMTKWFDTNYHYLVPEIGPETTFALHPDKLLAELSEAIELGVPARPVVIGPVTFLKLAKATGGAALDRLGELVPLYRELLRQLAAAGAAWVQIDEPVLVTDLTEDEIELVRSAYAELAEASEQPAILVATYFGTPGDALPALASTAVEGIALDFAAAPDLSAVVSLPSLADKLLVAGVVDGRNVWRTDLDRALTTLGTLLGSASSVAVSSSCSLLHVPYSLASETGLDERLRSWLAFGAEKVTEVRLLATALAQGTDAIAEELAAARAAAESRTTDPRLSDERVRARLGSLGPDATRRAPADERRALQAQRLELPALPTTTIGSYPQTSAIRLARAALRKGEIDQAEYVRRMRAEIADVVALQEKLGLDVLVHGEPERNDMVQYFAEQLDGFAATENGWVQSYGTRCVRPPILFGDVTRRAPMTVEWITYAQSLTDKPVKGMLTGPVTILAWSFVRDDQPLADSARQVALAIRDETVDLQAAGIRIIQVDEPALRELLPLRAADQPAYLDWSVGAFRLATSGVSDATQIHTHLCYSEFGEVIDAIAGLDADVTSIEAARSRMEVLDDLNAAGFSLGVGPGVYDIHSPRVPSVEEITTALRAALKAVPAERLWVNPDCGLKTRGPVEVEASLRNMVAAAKAVR from the coding sequence GTGACTGTTTCCGAACGCACACCATTCACCGCGACGGTTCTCGGGCTACCGCGCGTGGGGCCGCGGCGCGAGCTGAAGCGCGCCACCGAGTCGTATTGGGCCGGACGCATCGACGCCGAGCAGCTGCACGCGATTGCCCGCGACCTGCGGCGAACCCAGCTGACCGAGCTGCGAGCGGCCGGGCTGGACTCGATCCCGGTCGGCACCTTCTCCTACTACGACCAGGTGCTCGACACCGCCGTGCTGCTCGGCGCGCTGCCCGAGCGGGTGGCCGGGATCGCCGATCCGCTCGACCGGTACTTCGCTGCCGCGCGCGGCACCGACACGGTGGAACCGCTGGAGATGACCAAGTGGTTCGACACCAACTACCACTACCTCGTCCCCGAGATCGGTCCGGAGACGACGTTCGCGCTGCACCCGGACAAGCTGCTCGCCGAATTGAGCGAGGCGATCGAGCTCGGCGTGCCCGCACGGCCGGTGGTGATCGGGCCGGTCACCTTCCTGAAGCTGGCCAAGGCCACCGGGGGCGCGGCGCTGGACCGGCTCGGCGAGCTGGTCCCGCTCTACCGCGAACTGCTGCGGCAGCTGGCCGCCGCGGGCGCGGCCTGGGTGCAGATCGATGAGCCGGTGCTGGTCACCGATCTCACCGAGGACGAGATCGAGCTGGTGCGCAGCGCCTACGCCGAGCTGGCCGAGGCGAGCGAGCAGCCCGCGATCCTGGTCGCCACCTACTTCGGCACGCCGGGTGACGCGCTGCCCGCGCTCGCGAGCACCGCCGTCGAGGGCATCGCGCTGGACTTCGCCGCGGCGCCGGACCTGTCCGCGGTGGTCTCGCTGCCGTCGCTGGCGGACAAGCTGCTGGTCGCGGGTGTGGTCGACGGACGGAACGTGTGGCGCACGGACCTGGACCGCGCGCTGACCACCCTCGGGACGCTGCTCGGCAGCGCGTCGTCGGTGGCGGTGTCGAGCTCCTGCTCGCTGTTGCACGTGCCGTACTCGCTGGCTTCCGAGACCGGACTCGATGAGCGGCTGCGTTCCTGGTTGGCCTTCGGCGCCGAGAAGGTGACCGAAGTGCGGCTGCTCGCAACGGCTTTGGCGCAGGGCACCGACGCCATCGCCGAGGAGCTGGCCGCCGCGCGTGCGGCCGCGGAGTCCCGCACCACCGACCCGCGACTGTCCGACGAGCGGGTTCGGGCGCGGCTCGGCTCGCTCGGTCCGGACGCCACCCGGCGCGCGCCCGCCGACGAGCGCCGCGCGCTGCAGGCGCAACGGCTCGAGCTGCCCGCGCTGCCGACCACCACGATCGGCTCCTACCCGCAGACCTCGGCGATCCGGCTGGCCAGGGCGGCGCTGCGCAAGGGTGAGATCGACCAGGCCGAGTACGTGCGCAGGATGCGCGCCGAGATCGCCGACGTCGTCGCTTTGCAGGAGAAGCTGGGCCTGGACGTGCTCGTGCACGGCGAGCCGGAGCGCAACGACATGGTGCAGTACTTCGCCGAGCAGCTCGACGGTTTCGCGGCCACCGAGAACGGCTGGGTGCAGTCCTACGGCACCCGCTGCGTGCGGCCGCCGATCCTGTTCGGCGACGTCACCCGCCGCGCGCCGATGACCGTCGAGTGGATCACCTACGCCCAGTCCCTGACCGACAAGCCGGTCAAGGGCATGCTGACCGGCCCGGTCACCATCCTCGCCTGGTCGTTCGTGCGCGACGACCAGCCGCTCGCCGACTCGGCGCGCCAAGTCGCGCTGGCGATCCGGGACGAGACCGTGGATCTGCAAGCTGCGGGCATCCGCATCATCCAGGTCGACGAACCCGCGCTGCGCGAACTGCTCCCGCTGCGCGCCGCCGACCAGCCCGCCTACCTGGACTGGTCGGTGGGCGCGTTCCGCCTGGCGACCTCCGGCGTCTCCGACGCCACCCAGATCCACACCCACCTGTGCTACTCGGAGTTCGGTGAGGTCATCGACGCGATCGCGGGCCTGGACGCCGACGTGACCTCCATCGAGGCGGCCCGCTCCCGCATGGAGGTGCTCGACGACCTCAACGCCGCGGGCTTCTCCCTCGGCGTCGGTCCGGGCGTCTACGACATCCACTCCCCGCGCGTGCCCAGCGTCGAGGAGATCACCACCGCCCTCCGCGCCGCCCTGAAAGCCGTTCCCGCCGAACGGCTCTGGGTCAACCCGGACTGCGGACTGAAGACCCGCGGCCCGGTCGAAGTGGAAGCCTCGTTGCGCAACATGGTCGCGGCCGCCAAAGCGGTGCGCTGA
- a CDS encoding pyruvate carboxylase: MFSKVLVANRGEIAIRAFRAAYELGIGTVAVFPYEDRNSVHRLKAAESYQIGEQGHPVRAYLSIEAIIDAAKTAGADAIYPGYGFLSENPDLAAACAREGITFIGPSAEVLELAGNKARAIEAAKAAGLPVLKSSAPSADVDELLAAANELEYPIFVKAVAGGGGRGMRRVAAPEQLRESIEAASREAESAFGDPTVFLEQAVVNPRHIEVQILADQHGNVMHLFERDCSVQRRHQKVIELAPAPNLDPALRERICADAVAFARQIGYSCAGTVEFLLDERGNHVFIEMNPRIQVEHTVTEEITDVDLVQSQLRIAAGETLADLGLSQDSVTIRGAALQCRITTEDPANGFRPDTGRITAYRTPGGAGIRLDGGANLGAEIGAYFDSMLVKLTCRGRDLPAAAARARRALAEFRIRGVTTNIPFLQAVLDDPDFKAGRVTTSFIDERPQLLTLRQSADRGTKILEYLADVTVNKPHGERPTTVYPHDKLPAIDLSVPPPDGSRQRLLRLGPEGFAQALREQKAVGVTDTTFRDAHQSLLATRVRSNGLLQVAGHVARMTPELLSVECWGGATYDVALRFLYEDPWERLAALREAIPNICLQMLLRGRNTVGYTPYPEQVTRSFVSEATATGIDIFRIFDALNNVDQMRPAIDAVRETGTAIAEVAMSYTGDLSNPNENLYTLDYYLKLAEQIVDAGAHVLAIKDMAGLLRAPAAATLVTALRSNFDLPVHVHTHDTPGGQLATYLAAWQAGADAVDGASAAMAGTTSQPALSAIVAAAANSEHDTGLDLQNVCDLEPYWEALRKVYAPFESGLPAPTGRVYTHEIPGGQLSNLRQQAIALGLGDRFEEVEAKYAAADRLLGRLVKVTPSSKVVGDLALALVGTGVDIEDFAADPGRYDIPDSVIGFLRGELGTPAGGWPEPFRSKALAGRGAAKPETPLSAADQAGLEGDSLERRATLNRLLFPGPTAEFLTHREKYGDTSGLSANQFFYGLRRGEEHRVQLEKGVTLLIGLEAISEPDERGMRTVMCILNGQLRPVAVRDRSIASEIPVAEKADKTNPGHLAAPFAGVVTLAVGEGDTVETGDTIGTIEAMKMEAAITAPRAGTVARVAIGKVQQVEGGDLLVELAVRESTAE; this comes from the coding sequence ATGTTCTCGAAAGTCTTGGTTGCCAATCGTGGCGAGATCGCCATCCGCGCGTTCCGCGCCGCCTACGAACTCGGCATCGGGACCGTCGCCGTCTTTCCCTACGAGGACCGCAACTCGGTTCACCGTTTGAAGGCGGCGGAGTCCTATCAGATCGGGGAGCAGGGCCACCCGGTTCGCGCCTATCTCTCCATCGAGGCGATCATCGACGCGGCCAAGACCGCGGGTGCCGACGCCATCTACCCGGGCTACGGATTCCTCTCCGAGAACCCGGACCTGGCGGCCGCCTGCGCGCGTGAGGGCATCACCTTCATCGGCCCCTCGGCCGAGGTGCTGGAGCTGGCGGGCAACAAGGCGCGCGCCATCGAGGCCGCGAAGGCGGCGGGTCTCCCGGTGCTGAAGTCCAGCGCGCCCTCGGCGGACGTGGACGAATTGCTCGCCGCCGCAAACGAACTCGAATACCCGATCTTCGTCAAGGCGGTCGCGGGCGGTGGCGGTCGCGGCATGCGCCGGGTCGCCGCGCCGGAGCAGCTGCGCGAATCGATCGAAGCCGCCTCGCGCGAGGCCGAGTCCGCGTTCGGCGACCCGACCGTGTTCCTCGAGCAGGCGGTGGTGAACCCGCGCCATATCGAGGTGCAGATCCTGGCCGACCAGCACGGCAACGTCATGCACCTGTTCGAGCGCGACTGTTCGGTGCAGCGCCGCCACCAGAAGGTGATCGAGCTTGCGCCCGCGCCGAATCTGGATCCGGCTCTGCGCGAACGCATCTGCGCCGACGCGGTGGCCTTCGCCCGCCAGATCGGCTACAGCTGCGCCGGCACCGTGGAGTTCCTGCTCGACGAGCGCGGCAACCACGTCTTCATCGAGATGAACCCGCGCATCCAGGTCGAGCACACGGTGACCGAGGAGATCACCGACGTCGACCTCGTGCAGTCGCAGCTGCGCATCGCGGCGGGCGAGACCCTCGCCGACCTCGGCCTGAGCCAGGACTCCGTCACCATCCGCGGCGCTGCGCTGCAGTGCCGCATCACCACCGAGGACCCGGCCAACGGATTCCGTCCCGACACCGGTCGCATCACGGCCTACCGCACCCCCGGCGGCGCGGGCATCCGCCTCGACGGCGGCGCCAACCTCGGCGCGGAGATCGGCGCCTACTTCGACTCCATGCTGGTGAAGCTGACCTGCCGCGGCCGGGACCTGCCAGCGGCGGCGGCCCGCGCGCGGCGCGCGCTCGCCGAGTTCCGCATCCGCGGCGTCACCACCAACATCCCGTTCCTGCAGGCGGTGCTCGACGATCCCGACTTCAAGGCGGGCCGGGTCACCACCTCGTTCATCGACGAGCGCCCGCAGCTGCTGACGCTGCGCCAGTCCGCCGACCGCGGCACCAAGATCCTCGAGTACCTGGCCGACGTCACCGTCAACAAACCGCACGGCGAGCGCCCGACCACGGTGTACCCGCACGACAAGCTGCCCGCCATCGATCTGAGCGTGCCGCCGCCGGACGGTTCGCGCCAGCGACTGCTGCGCCTGGGCCCGGAGGGTTTCGCGCAGGCGCTGCGCGAGCAGAAGGCGGTCGGGGTCACCGACACCACCTTCCGTGACGCGCACCAGTCGCTGCTGGCCACCCGTGTGCGGTCCAACGGTCTGTTGCAGGTCGCCGGGCACGTCGCGCGGATGACCCCCGAGCTGCTCTCCGTCGAGTGCTGGGGCGGCGCGACCTACGACGTGGCGCTGCGCTTCCTCTACGAGGACCCGTGGGAGCGGCTTGCCGCGCTGCGCGAGGCGATCCCGAACATCTGCTTGCAGATGCTGCTGCGCGGACGCAACACCGTCGGCTACACCCCGTACCCGGAGCAGGTGACCAGGTCCTTCGTCTCCGAGGCGACGGCCACCGGCATCGACATCTTCCGCATCTTCGACGCGCTCAACAACGTCGACCAGATGCGTCCGGCCATCGACGCGGTGCGCGAAACCGGTACCGCCATCGCCGAAGTCGCGATGAGCTACACCGGCGACCTGTCGAACCCGAACGAGAACCTCTACACCCTCGACTACTACCTCAAGCTGGCCGAGCAGATCGTGGACGCGGGCGCGCACGTGCTCGCCATCAAGGACATGGCGGGTCTGCTGCGCGCCCCGGCGGCCGCGACCCTGGTCACCGCGCTGCGCAGCAACTTCGATCTGCCGGTGCACGTGCACACCCACGACACCCCCGGCGGTCAGCTGGCCACCTACCTGGCGGCCTGGCAGGCGGGCGCGGACGCGGTGGACGGCGCGAGCGCCGCGATGGCGGGCACCACCAGTCAGCCCGCGCTCTCGGCGATCGTCGCGGCGGCGGCCAACAGCGAGCACGACACCGGACTGGACCTGCAGAACGTGTGCGACCTGGAGCCGTACTGGGAGGCGCTGCGAAAGGTATACGCGCCCTTCGAATCCGGGCTGCCCGCTCCGACCGGACGCGTCTACACGCACGAGATCCCCGGCGGTCAGCTGTCGAACCTGCGCCAGCAGGCCATCGCGCTCGGCCTCGGCGATCGCTTCGAAGAGGTCGAGGCGAAGTACGCGGCCGCCGACCGGCTGCTCGGCCGCCTGGTGAAGGTGACGCCGTCGTCGAAGGTCGTCGGTGACCTCGCGCTCGCGCTGGTCGGCACCGGCGTCGACATCGAGGATTTCGCCGCCGATCCCGGCCGCTACGACATCCCCGACTCGGTGATCGGCTTCCTGCGCGGCGAACTCGGCACCCCGGCGGGCGGCTGGCCCGAACCGTTCCGCAGCAAGGCGCTGGCCGGACGCGGTGCGGCCAAGCCGGAGACCCCGCTCTCGGCGGCGGATCAGGCGGGGCTGGAAGGGGATTCGCTGGAGCGCCGCGCGACACTGAACCGGCTGCTGTTCCCCGGCCCGACGGCGGAGTTCCTCACCCACCGCGAAAAGTACGGCGACACTTCGGGTCTGAGCGCCAACCAGTTCTTCTACGGTCTGCGCCGCGGCGAGGAACACCGCGTGCAGCTGGAGAAGGGCGTCACCCTGCTGATCGGTCTCGAGGCCATCTCCGAGCCCGACGAACGCGGCATGCGCACGGTGATGTGCATCCTCAACGGCCAGCTGCGGCCGGTCGCGGTGCGGGACCGGTCCATCGCCTCCGAGATCCCGGTCGCGGAGAAGGCGGACAAGACCAACCCCGGCCATCTCGCCGCGCCGTTCGCGGGTGTGGTCACCCTGGCGGTCGGCGAGGGCGACACCGTCGAGACCGGCGACACCATCGGCACCATCGAGGCCATGAAGATGGAGGCCGCCATCACCGCGCCGCGGGCGGGCACCGTCGCCCGCGTCGCGATCGGCAAGGTGCAGCAGGTCGAGGGCGGTGACCTGCTGGTCGAACTCGCCGTGCGCGAGTCCACCGCGGAATGA
- the rsmD gene encoding 16S rRNA (guanine(966)-N(2))-methyltransferase RsmD produces the protein MTRIVAGAAGGRRLRVPPAGTRPTSDRVREALFSALDARMDLDGARVLDLYAGSGALGLEALSRGASYALLVESDRKAAAVVRGNIADLGLPGAELRVGPVAAVLAQGGAGRFDLVLSDPPYDVDTAAVTADLTALADGGWLHPDALIVVERSSRSPEIAWPAAFVPAKPRRYGETRLELADYRP, from the coding sequence ATGACCCGGATCGTCGCAGGTGCGGCGGGCGGGCGGCGCCTCCGGGTGCCGCCCGCGGGCACCAGGCCGACCTCAGACCGGGTGCGCGAGGCGCTGTTCAGCGCGCTCGACGCCAGGATGGATCTGGACGGCGCGCGGGTACTCGACCTGTACGCGGGATCCGGCGCGCTCGGCTTGGAGGCGCTGTCCCGCGGCGCGTCCTACGCGCTGCTGGTCGAGTCGGATCGCAAGGCCGCGGCCGTGGTGCGCGGCAACATCGCCGACCTCGGCCTGCCCGGCGCGGAACTGCGCGTCGGGCCGGTCGCCGCGGTGCTCGCCCAGGGCGGCGCCGGCCGGTTCGATCTGGTGCTCTCCGACCCGCCCTACGACGTGGACACCGCGGCGGTGACCGCCGACCTGACCGCGCTGGCCGACGGTGGCTGGCTGCACCCCGACGCGCTGATCGTCGTCGAACGGTCCAGCCGATCCCCCGAAATCGCTTGGCCCGCAGCCTTCGTCCCGGCCAAGCCGCGTCGCTACGGCGAAACCCGCCTGGAACTGGCCGACTACCGGCCGTGA
- the coaD gene encoding pantetheine-phosphate adenylyltransferase: protein MAGALCPGSFDPVTNGHLDVFARAAAQFDEVVVTVMVNPKKQGMFTVEERMEMLREATAHLPNLRVTSWQGLLVDFAKEQGITAIVKGLRDATDFGYELQMAQMNKKLSGVDTFFIATNPTFSFLSSSLVKEVATYGGDVSDMLPPSVHKRLLDRLAERRG, encoded by the coding sequence ATGGCTGGAGCACTGTGTCCCGGATCGTTCGATCCGGTCACCAACGGGCATCTCGACGTATTCGCCCGCGCGGCGGCGCAATTCGACGAGGTCGTGGTGACCGTCATGGTGAACCCGAAGAAGCAGGGCATGTTCACCGTCGAGGAGCGGATGGAGATGCTGCGTGAGGCGACCGCGCACCTGCCGAACCTGCGGGTCACCTCCTGGCAGGGACTGCTGGTGGACTTCGCCAAGGAGCAGGGCATCACCGCCATCGTCAAGGGCCTGCGCGACGCCACCGACTTCGGCTACGAACTGCAGATGGCCCAGATGAACAAAAAGCTCTCCGGAGTCGACACCTTCTTCATCGCCACCAACCCGACCTTCAGCTTCCTGTCCAGCTCGCTGGTCAAGGAGGTGGCGACCTACGGCGGCGATGTCAGCGACATGCTCCCGCCGTCGGTGCACAAGCGGCTGCTCGATCGCCTCGCCGAACGGCGCGGCTGA